In a genomic window of Chryseobacterium sp. G0162:
- the pdxA gene encoding 4-hydroxythreonine-4-phosphate dehydrogenase PdxA, whose amino-acid sequence MSPKNHKVRVGISIGDFNGIGPEIIMKSLTDKTITDFFTPVIFGSGKLFTYQKNIFKLNLNFNYVNEASQAQAGKLNMVNLTKENVNVELGVPTEESTQMAIDSLEAATEALIKGDIDVLVTAPINKDEMVKMGFKHAGHTGYFEEKFSKKGLMFLVTEGLKVAVSTHHIPISQIAENISKEKIKKQIRVLNQTLIEDFCIQKPKIAVLGLNPHAGDGGVIGTEEIEIISPAIQELSDNGILAFGPFPADSFFQPNKYKSFDAVLAMYHDQGLAPFKTLAYEEGVNYTAGLPFIRTSPDHGVAYDIAGKNIADEQSFTEAIFTAIKVFNNRSEYNELMSNRLQPRKIAVDNGIDEDLPEETEA is encoded by the coding sequence ATGAGCCCAAAAAACCATAAAGTACGAGTAGGAATTTCAATCGGTGATTTCAATGGCATCGGTCCGGAGATCATCATGAAGTCTCTGACAGACAAAACCATTACGGATTTTTTCACTCCTGTAATTTTTGGTTCCGGAAAATTATTTACTTATCAAAAAAACATTTTCAAGCTGAATCTTAATTTCAACTATGTAAATGAAGCTTCCCAGGCACAAGCCGGCAAACTGAATATGGTGAACCTAACCAAAGAAAATGTTAACGTTGAATTGGGAGTTCCTACAGAAGAATCTACTCAAATGGCTATTGATTCTTTAGAAGCTGCAACGGAAGCTTTGATAAAAGGAGACATTGACGTTTTGGTCACCGCTCCCATCAACAAGGATGAAATGGTAAAAATGGGCTTTAAGCATGCCGGACACACTGGATATTTTGAAGAAAAATTCAGTAAAAAAGGATTAATGTTTCTGGTGACAGAAGGTCTTAAAGTAGCGGTGTCTACCCATCATATTCCTATTTCTCAGATCGCTGAGAACATTTCCAAGGAAAAGATCAAAAAGCAGATCAGAGTATTGAACCAGACACTTATTGAAGATTTCTGCATTCAAAAACCTAAGATTGCCGTATTGGGATTAAATCCCCACGCAGGAGACGGAGGAGTAATCGGGACCGAAGAAATAGAAATCATCAGCCCGGCTATTCAGGAACTTTCGGATAATGGAATTCTGGCATTCGGACCTTTCCCGGCAGACAGCTTCTTCCAGCCGAACAAATACAAAAGCTTTGATGCAGTCTTAGCAATGTATCACGATCAGGGATTAGCTCCGTTTAAAACTCTCGCTTATGAAGAAGGTGTAAATTATACAGCAGGCCTTCCTTTTATCAGAACTTCTCCGGATCATGGAGTGGCATATGACATAGCGGGAAAAAACATTGCAGATGAACAAAGTTTTACAGAAGCGATCTTCACAGCTATTAAAGTTTTCAACAACAGAAGTGAATACAACGAGCTGATGAGCAACCGCCTTCAGCCAAGAAAAATAGCTGTTGATAACGGAATTGACGAGGATCTGCCTGAGGAAACTGAAGCATAA
- a CDS encoding riboflavin synthase: MFTGIIEAVGVIEKIEEKGSNIDFTLTCPFTNELKIDQSLAHNGCCLTVVEIKDNQYVVTAINETLEKTNLGKWELGTVVNLERCMKMDGRLDGHIVQGHVDKTGEVVGIENKDGSYFITMKYESDGNFVTVPQGSITVNGISLTVAKSEDTQFSVAIIPYTWEFTNMKHLKIGDKVNLEFDIIGKYIARLIKK; encoded by the coding sequence ATGTTCACAGGAATTATTGAAGCAGTTGGTGTTATTGAAAAGATTGAAGAAAAAGGAAGCAACATAGATTTCACCCTGACATGCCCTTTTACAAACGAACTTAAAATTGATCAAAGTCTTGCACATAACGGATGTTGCCTAACAGTGGTTGAGATTAAAGACAATCAATATGTAGTAACAGCTATTAACGAAACCCTTGAAAAAACCAATCTTGGAAAATGGGAACTGGGAACCGTTGTCAATCTTGAACGTTGCATGAAAATGGACGGAAGACTGGATGGACACATCGTTCAGGGACATGTTGATAAAACAGGAGAAGTAGTCGGAATCGAAAATAAAGACGGAAGCTATTTTATTACCATGAAATATGAATCAGACGGAAACTTTGTAACTGTACCTCAGGGGTCTATTACTGTCAATGGAATCAGTTTAACCGTAGCAAAAAGTGAAGATACTCAGTTCTCGGTAGCTATTATCCCTTATACCTGGGAATTTACCAATATGAAACACTTGAAAATTGGTGATAAAGTGAACCTTGAATTTGACATCATTGGTAAGTATATTGCTAGGTTAATTAAAAAGTAG
- a CDS encoding sensor histidine kinase produces the protein MSLNKYKGYSLRNRVFFGFLLVCFLSVVATSLVPYFVLRNNSLQQSNIDMQEKTNAVMRYLDYAVSRTLVETKDLPKVLGNKIFEIADINQHDIVIYDLKGNYLLSNKDESLIDQKTLSIEIINKILSTDARVDMTRYDAAKEAKLTSSYLLLKNNELEPIGVVYIPLYHNESAYLEVLHQYVKYILLVDIFLILFSIWISWVTSNSLAKTITKFSDMITRITLFENEMRPIRYYKNDELNALARAYNRMILQIQDQKERLRFKASEEAWREMAKQVAHEVKNPLTPMKLTIQNFERKFDPEDPNIRERVKLMSKTMVDQIDLIATVASAFSEFAKLPEKNNEVINLNTEVEDILRVFNDDSIFMHANKSNIMINMDRIYLSRIITNLVTNAKQAESDERKLIINVDVEQHQRRVIVSVQDNGVGIPESMYERIFEPNFTSKTSGMGLGLSMVRKMIEDYKGEISVKSEVGKGSTFIITLPTNL, from the coding sequence ATGTCATTAAATAAATATAAAGGATATAGTTTAAGGAACCGTGTATTTTTCGGGTTCTTATTGGTATGCTTTTTAAGTGTTGTGGCAACATCACTGGTTCCTTATTTTGTATTGAGAAATAACTCTCTACAGCAGAGTAATATCGATATGCAGGAGAAAACCAATGCTGTAATGAGGTATCTGGATTATGCCGTAAGCCGTACGTTGGTAGAAACAAAAGATCTGCCGAAGGTTTTAGGTAATAAAATCTTTGAGATTGCAGATATTAACCAGCACGATATTGTTATTTACGATCTGAAAGGGAATTATCTGCTTTCCAATAAAGATGAAAGCCTGATCGATCAGAAAACACTTTCTATAGAAATTATCAACAAAATCCTGTCTACAGACGCGAGGGTTGATATGACCAGATACGATGCTGCTAAAGAAGCTAAGCTTACCTCTTCATATCTTTTATTGAAGAACAATGAGCTGGAGCCAATAGGGGTCGTTTATATTCCTTTATATCATAATGAATCTGCTTATCTGGAAGTATTGCATCAGTATGTAAAATATATTCTTTTAGTAGATATATTTCTTATCCTGTTCAGTATCTGGATAAGCTGGGTGACTTCCAACAGCCTGGCAAAAACCATCACGAAGTTTTCTGATATGATTACACGTATTACATTGTTTGAAAATGAAATGCGTCCTATCAGATATTATAAAAATGACGAGTTGAATGCTCTGGCAAGGGCTTACAACAGAATGATTCTGCAAATTCAGGATCAAAAAGAAAGGTTAAGGTTTAAAGCCTCCGAGGAAGCATGGAGAGAAATGGCAAAACAGGTTGCTCACGAAGTAAAGAACCCACTTACTCCTATGAAGCTTACCATTCAGAATTTTGAAAGAAAATTTGATCCCGAAGATCCGAATATCAGAGAAAGAGTTAAGTTGATGAGTAAAACAATGGTGGATCAGATTGACCTGATTGCTACTGTAGCCTCTGCATTCTCTGAATTTGCTAAACTTCCCGAGAAAAATAATGAAGTCATCAATCTGAATACAGAAGTAGAAGATATTCTTCGTGTATTTAATGATGATAGCATCTTCATGCATGCCAACAAGAGTAATATTATGATTAATATGGATAGAATTTATCTCTCCAGAATTATTACCAATCTTGTTACGAATGCCAAGCAGGCGGAAAGTGATGAAAGAAAATTAATTATCAATGTAGATGTAGAACAGCATCAGCGAAGAGTAATTGTTTCTGTTCAGGATAATGGGGTGGGGATTCCTGAAAGTATGTATGAAAGAATTTTTGAGCCTAATTTCACCTCCAAAACCAGTGGAATGGGGCTTGGTTTATCCATGGTAAGAAAAATGATCGAAGATTATAAAGGAGAAATTTCAGTGAAATCAGAAGTAGGAAAAGGGTCTACATTTATCATTACATTGCCTACCAATCTATAG